The Drosophila biarmipes strain raj3 chromosome 2L, RU_DBia_V1.1, whole genome shotgun sequence genome has a window encoding:
- the LOC108036070 gene encoding serine protease inhibitor 42Dd-like encodes MKFLCLILLATSVTGRFTDDLYQQLAEDNANENLISSPLSVDIALGMSYMGAGGNTAREMRDVLKLSADKKEVARNYKQLLTNLEGREKAAMLHLANRIYVNDRYTINPEFNQVVKDSFKAEAKPISISVPEKAAEIVNKWVNETTRSRIKTLVEADDMSPPLVMVLLNAIYFKGQWQRAFNSTYTKRADFRTADKQTVPVQMMEKHDEFKAGYVHSLGAKVIELPYRNSTLSMVIFLPEKVDGLPELERKIAGFSPALREQEVILKLPKFKIEFSSELKGTLSKMGMRDAFSKEADFGGLVKSSNPRISKVIHKAFLEVSEEGAEAAAATAVLFEMVAVSAQIQPPPHILEINADHPFAYVIRDKDTIYFQGHFVNPEE; translated from the exons ATGAAGTTTCTGT GTCTGATATTATTGGCCACGTCAGTGACTGGCCGATTCACTGATGATTTGTACCAACAATTGGCCGAAGATAATGCCAACGAGAATCTTATTTCCTCGCCCCTTTCCGTCGATATTGCCTTGGGCATGAGCTACATGGGAGCTGGGGGAAATACAGCCCGAGAAATGAGGGATGTCCTGAAGTTATCCGCAGATAAAAAGGAGGTGGCTCGTAACTACAAGCAACTTCTGACCAACCTCGAGGGTCGCGAGAAGGCAGCCATGCTCCATCTGGCCAACCGCATTTACGTCAACGATCGCTACACTATAAATCCGGAGTTTAATCAAGTGGTCAAGGACTCCTTTAAGGCCGAAGCGAAGCCTATCAGCATAAGTGTTCCTGAAAAAGCTGCTGAGATCGTCAATAAGTGGGTGAATGAAACGACGCGGAGCAGGATCAAAACCCTTGTTGAGGCCGATGATATGAGCCCGCCTCTTGTAATGGTTCTCTTGAACGCCATTTACTTCAAAGGTCAGTGGCAGCGCGCGTTTAACTCCACATACACGAAACGGGCCGATTTTCGAACTGCTGACAAGCAAACAGTTCCTGTCCAGATGATGGAGAAGCATGACGAATTTAAGGCGGGATATGTGCACAGTCTGGGTGCCAAGGTGATCGAGCTTCCCTACAGGAACTCAACCCTCTCCATGGTAATCTTTCTGCCGGAAAAAGTCGATGGGTTGCCAGAACTGGAGAGGAAGATCGCAGGCTTCTCTCCAGCGCTGAGAGAGCAGGAAGTGATTTTGAAGCTGCCAAAGTTCAAAATCGAATTTTCCTCCGAACTTAAGGGAACTCTTTCGAAG ATGGGCATGCGAGATGCATTTAGTAAAGAGGCTGATTTTGGAGGTCTAGTTAAATCGTCAAATCCTAGAATCAGCAAAGTCATTCACAAGGCCTTCCTTGAGGTCAGCGAAGAGGGTGCGGAGGCGGCAGCTGCAACAG CCGTACTTTTTGAAATGGTCGCTGTCAGTGCTCAAATCCAGCCACCCCCACATATCTTGGAGATTAATGCCGATCATCCGTTTGCTTATGTCATTCGCGATAAGGACACCATTTACTTTCAAGGACACTTCGTAAATCCAGAAGAGTAA
- the LOC108036074 gene encoding uncharacterized protein LOC108036074 — translation MQRVICLFLLICVAFEAALACNGYKAKLVKLENCAGEDSIMTVGSDFSLKLNKKCELVPSGCISNKPFGTAVAKFKVQKDGIVMKEGKIDLCAAMDQASSEGKDMLKLFGAPSSCPVAEEKVCANEHTVDLSKYKAMLGMARGHLIIDSEIKHDTGKSCIHAEIELTKN, via the exons ATGCAGCGAGTGATCTGCCTTTTCCTGCTCATCTGCGTGGCCTTTGAGGCTGCCCTGGCTTGC AATGGCTACAAGGCCAAGCTGGTGAAGTTGGAGAACTGTGCTGGCGAGGACTCCATCATGACGGTGGGCAGCGACTTCAGCCTGAAGCTGAACAAGAAGTGCGAGCTGGTTCCCTCGGGCTGCATCAGCAACAAGCCCTTCGGCACCGCCGTGGCCAAGTTCAAGGTGCAGAAGGACGGCATCGTGATGAAGGAGGGCAAGATCGACCTGTGCGCCGCCATGGACCAGGCCTCCTCCGAGGGCAAGGACATGCTGAAGCTCTTCGGAGCCCCCTCCTCCTGCCCGGTGGCCGAGGAGAAGGTCTGCGCCAACGAGCACACCGTCGACCTGAGCAAGTACAAGGCCATGCTGGGCATGGCGCGCGGTCACCTGATCATCGATTCGGAGATCAAGCATGACACG GGCAAGTCCTGCATCCATGCCGAAATCGAACTCACCAAGAACTAA
- the LOC108036075 gene encoding uncharacterized protein LOC108036075 yields MKVHLLLTAVAVSFVLIGGAKRRTRNSNCLVRNKYIHERNCKGPRRVYYTFHRVLFDCIQVTTKCRQMYRRNEYKTLALCRDDCYHHMSFPYAPPIGKQTTAAPGEGAATGEGAVEGATEAAEGGGEAAAAERTLKKKPKLNHLKLHQRSKNLKGNLHQQRG; encoded by the exons ATGAAGGTACACCTTTTGTTGACGGCCGTTGCAGTCAGTTTCGTTCTTATAGGGGGTGCCAAGCGCAGAA CCAGGAACAGCAACTGCCTGGTGAGAAACAAGTACATCCACGAGCGGAACTGCAAGGGACCTCGTCGGGTCTACTACACCTTCCACCGAGTGCTATTCGACTGCATACAG GTGACCACCAAGTGCCGGCAGATGTACCGGAGGAACGAGTACAAGACTCTGGCTCTGTGCCGAGACGACTGCTACCACCACATGAGCTTCCCCTACGCCCCGCCGATCGGGAAGCAGACCACTGCTGCGCCTGGGGAAGGGGCCGCCACGGGAGAGGGGGCTGTCGAGGGGGCCACGGAAGCAGCGGAGGGCGGAGGGGAGGCGGCTGCTGCAGAAAGAACACTGAAAAAAAAGCCGAAGCTGAACCATCTGAAGCTCCACCAACGGAGTAAGAACCTGAAAGGCAATCTCCACCAACAGCGAGGATGA